CTTTGTTGTCTGCAAAAGTTCCGTCCGTATAAACTCTGGCGTTCATCACACTCAATCCTACCGAAGTATGCTTTTCATCATCTTTGATTTTTTTGGTTTGCATGTTGAAAACACCGCTCAAGCGATTTCCATAATCAGCTGAAAATCCACCTGTCATCAACTCGATTCCTTCAATGGTTTCGATATCGACGATACTGAACAATCCACCAGAATAATCCCGCTGATGAAAGGGTTCGTACAATTCCATTCCATCCAAAGTAATCAATACTTCGTCTGCTTCTCCTCCTCTAACGGTGAATTTTGAAGAATAGTCACTCGATGAAACCCCTGGCAGTCGAGCCACGGCACGGGTGATGTCTTCTGCCCATGACATATTTTTGATGTCTTTGCTCGCCAAAGTTTGCCGAGAAGCGATTTTTGTTCCCATAATCGAAAAACTGCCAGGGGTAACCGTCACTTGATTCAACGAAAAAGCTTCTTCCGAAAGCTTGATTTGCCCTACTTTAAGGGTTTGATTGACAGCCAATTCCAAATTTTCAATGCGCTTTTTGGCATAGCCGATGAAGGTCAAAATCAGCGTATATTTTCCTTTGGGTAAATTTTCGATGACAAATTTGCCATTGGAATCTGTCACCGTTCCCGTTTGTGTTTCTTCAATGACAATGTGAACTCCAACAAGCGTTTCCCCTGTTGTTTCGTCCATCAAAATGCCTTGAATCCTACCTTTTTCGGTGGTTTGGGCGAAACTATGTAAGAGGCCCAATAAAACAAAAATGATTGTAAAAGTGAGGTATTTCATAGTAGGGTATGTTTTTAGAATGGTGTTGCGATAGGTTTTGAAGTTGAGTTTACTAAGTTTGCCTTACTTTTTTCCCTCTTTGCTCACGCAAAATTTTTAGATTCAAATCTTTGCGTTTTCTCCATACTTTTTGGGCATAAGGAGTGAAATACTCGTGATTGGTTAAAAATTGAATATTCAAATTGCGCCACTCTTCATCCGTGTAAGTTTTGTTGAGAATTAATTCCCATTCGACTCTAAGCAAGTATTCATAGTCGTCGTAATCTGCAAAAGAAAGATGGTAAAGGTCAGCATCACAGACGATTTGCTGCAATAAGTTCTGAGGCTTTTGTGGCATTTTGGTTGCTTCAATGCAATCAATGACTTGCTGAATGACATCTATTTTTACATCCAAATCCCTCAAAAACTTATAAGCAATGGCTTGACTCACTGCTTCGTGACCTTTGTAAACTATAATATGGCCACTGTCGTGAAACCAAGCGGCCAGCCTTACTATGAGTTTTTCTTCTTTGGTTAGAGGGATATGCTCACAAAGTTTGTCTACACCTTTGGCTACATTTTGGGTATGCTCTAAACTGTGGTAAACCAAGTGAATGGGAAGGTTGTTATTAAAAAGTGTCTCAATATAATTTGTTGTTTTTGAGACAATTGCAGTTGATTTGCTCATGATGCTTATTTTGATTATTTGTCATCATCATTGTCTTTCTTATCGTCTTCTTCTCTTTCTATTTTTTTGAAATTTCCTTCTTTGTCAAAAACCAGTTCTACATTATTGCTCAATTCTACTTCATAGTTTGTATTACTGACTTCTGCTTCTATAATGGTAGCGTCTGCATAGTTGGTGGTAATGTATTGAATGATAGATTCAGGAAGTTGGGATATGTCAATTTTTTTCTCATCTATTTCGTCTTTGCCATTCTCATCGTCAGCTTCTTTTTCATCCTTATCATCATCTTCGTTTGAAGCATTGGATGTTACCTTTTCGTGATTGACATTGGCTGCATTGTTGGAAGAACAGCTTATGATAAAGGCACTTAAAAAACAAAGAAATATAACATTCATTAGATTATTCATGATGCAAAGCTATTTGTTAAGTGATAATTTGTATTGTCTTTTAGTGGTGTAGCTCACTATTAAGGTAGTCCATATTGAAGCCAAAGAGTTGCCCTTATTTTCAATTAGTTTCCGTGTTTATAAAATATTTTGATTGCTTTAAAATTCATAGGTTGCTCCAAATCGTAAACCCTTTGTAGATGGGTAGGCTATGACAGGCAAATTTTCGGTTAATTGTGTCAAATTGCCCATAAAGTAAGGAGCTATTTGCAGTCCTATTCGCTTACTGACTTGATATTGAAGTCCTGTTTCTAATTGGTAGGTCAGATAAATTGGAGGCAAACCTTTTTGGGAATACATCTCCTGTTCTCTAAAAGAAGTATGTGAACTTGAAATATCCAACTCGTTTTCTATCAAAAAATTAACTGCGCCTCCACCTTTGATGTAAAAACTGAGGCGTTTTTCTCCAATGTTGTATTTGGCTGATAATGGAACGCTGATGTAAGAGATTTCTTGCTCAAGTCTAATTGGTACACGAAGAGTGTCTCCTATGTTTGCGCTTGGAAAATGTTGTGCTACATCGTTGATGGCAAATTGAATTTGGTTGTCTGAGTAACTTGTGTAAAATTGGTCGTTGAAGGTCAATGAACCGTCACTGTCAGGGTTTTTGTAAATACCTTCAATTTCTATTCCATCCAAATTCTGGGAATATTTCAAACTGCCTATTCCACCTTCAATTTGTACTCGTGGGTGAACCTTGTAGCCTACTAACAAACCGTATTGCAGCATTTTTGCATCTTCTTTGAATTTACCATTGATTTTTGCCAATTCTTCTCCAATAAAGGAGTCTTCGTATTTGAAGTGGTTTTCTGTTTTACCTGTTTGTAGAAAAGCTATTACAGTTAAGTTTTCTATAATGGGTTTCAAATTCGGCAATTGGATTTTTAGGTGTTTATTTTCTTCTTTTTCTTCAATATCTTTTTTCCATTCATTGCTGTTTTGTCGCTGCAATGCCATCATTTCCAAATCCTTTTCTTCAATCAGCAGAAATGGAAGGGGTTGGATATTGGATATTGGATATTGGAGCTTGGATTGCTCACCTGACATTGGATTATAGAACCCTAAGTTGGAGGGATGCGGAGATTTTTTTAATGCTTGATTTTGTGGATTGTTATTTGTGGAAAATGGCGTTTTTTCTTCCGTTGCTGGGGTTTGATAATCAGTTGTGTTTGTTTTCGCTCTGAAATTTTTGGATTGCTCACTTGGCGTTGGATTTTTGAACGCTGAGACAGAGAGACGAGGAGATTTTTTTTGGCTTGGATTGTTGGATGCTATCCCCTTTTCTTTCAGGCTGTAAGCATCTTGTTTGAAGATGGTTGGAGCGTTGGGTGACTCACTCGAAGTACTGAATGCTGAGTTGGAGAGATGGGTAGTTTTTTTTGTACTTGCATTTGCTGCAATATTTTCATTGTCAGAACTGTAAAGACTGTCTATCTTATTGTTTAATGCATCAATGGTTTGGTTTTGTTGGACGAGTTGTTGCCCTAATAAGGTGATTTTTTGTTGTTGGTTGTTGGAATTGAAAGGTTGAAAGGCAATCAAAACTACACAAATTGCAGCCAATAGCGATTTGAGCAATACGTTTTGATTGCTCAATGCTTGTATTTTATTTTGGAGAGAGTTTACTTCTGAAACTCCTGTGGGCACTATGAAAGGGGCAATGTTTCCCCATGTAGTATCATCGGGATTATCCTCATAGTTTCCCAGAGATTTTCGGAAAAAATCCTCCAAATTGTCGTTGTGTAAATTATCTTCCATTATATGTGTATTTCTTTTTCTATCATTTTTCGCAAAGCTATTTTTGCTTTCCGCAACTGTGTTTTGGAAGTACTCTGTGAAATCTCCAACTGCTCTGCAATTTCTTTGTGGCTATATCCTTCAATGACGTATAAATTGAATACCATTCGATAACCGTCTGGCAATTGCTGAACCATTTTCAACAAAGCTTTTTCTCTAAAAGTGCTGAAAATATTTTCATTGGTTTGGTAAGAATCTTCGATTTCGCTGGTATCTATGTGGGTAAAAAGGTTGCGTTTTTCTCGGCGAATGTGCTTGAGTGCCGTATTGACAATCACTCTCCGCATCCATCCCCCAAAAGGTCCAATAGGTTGGTACTGATGTATATCCCGAAATATTTGGATGAAACCCTCTTGAAAAATGTCGTGTGCCTCAGTTCGAGTTTGTGCATACCGCAAGCATACACCCATCATCTTGCTTTTGTAATTTTCGTACAATTGTTTTTGGGCAGCAGGGTCTCCGTTTTTGCAGGCAGTTATGAGTTGGGACTCGGTCAATGGAACAACTTTTTGATTGATTG
This window of the Chitinophagales bacterium genome carries:
- a CDS encoding RNA polymerase sigma factor translates to MTESQLITACKNGDPAAQKQLYENYKSKMMGVCLRYAQTRTEAHDIFQEGFIQIFRDIHQYQPIGPFGGWMRRVIVNTALKHIRREKRNLFTHIDTSEIEDSYQTNENIFSTFREKALLKMVQQLPDGYRMVFNLYVIEGYSHKEIAEQLEISQSTSKTQLRKAKIALRKMIEKEIHI
- a CDS encoding PepSY-like domain-containing protein; protein product: MNNLMNVIFLCFLSAFIISCSSNNAANVNHEKVTSNASNEDDDKDEKEADDENGKDEIDEKKIDISQLPESIIQYITTNYADATIIEAEVSNTNYEVELSNNVELVFDKEGNFKKIEREEDDKKDNDDDK
- a CDS encoding HD domain-containing protein — protein: MSKSTAIVSKTTNYIETLFNNNLPIHLVYHSLEHTQNVAKGVDKLCEHIPLTKEEKLIVRLAAWFHDSGHIIVYKGHEAVSQAIAYKFLRDLDVKIDVIQQVIDCIEATKMPQKPQNLLQQIVCDADLYHLSFADYDDYEYLLRVEWELILNKTYTDEEWRNLNIQFLTNHEYFTPYAQKVWRKRKDLNLKILREQRGKKVRQT